In a single window of the Gossypium hirsutum isolate 1008001.06 chromosome D02, Gossypium_hirsutum_v2.1, whole genome shotgun sequence genome:
- the LOC107907980 gene encoding uncharacterized protein — protein sequence MDRLTKSAHLIPVHTDYSPQKLAKLLIRDRLKAAPDRKKSYTDLKRREIEYSEGDFVFLKRVGPTAYQLELPSELDRIHDVFHVSMLRRYRFDPTHIIPIEEIKVRPDLTFEEELVQILEGDVKVLRRKFIPLLKVLWCNHSSEETTWEPEDTMRQQYPHLF from the exons atggatcgattgaccaagtctgcccacCTCATACCGGTTCACACCGACTACTCTCCGCAAaagctggctaaact GTTGATTCGAGACCGATTGAAAGCGGCACCTGATAGGAAGAAGTCCTACACTGACCTGAAGCGTCGAGAGATTGAGTATTCAGAGGGCGACTttgtttttctcaag CGAGTGGGACCAACTGCTTACCAGTTGGAGTTACCTTCGGAATTGGATCGGATTCATGACGtcttccacgtctctatgttaagACGCTACCGCTTTGACCCCACTCATATTATTCCTATTGAAGAGATtaaggttaggccagatctgacctttgaggaagagctAGTTCAGATATTGGAGGGAGATGTAAAGGTTCTAAGAAGAAAATTTATCCCACTGCTGAAGGTTCTTTGGTGTAATCATAGCTCTGAGGAgaccacgtgggagcctgaggatacgATGCgacagcagtatcctcatctgttttga